The sequence CTTTGGGATTCCACTCCTCTTGGAGTCCAAGGAAGAATCCTGCCATTCCCACCCAGTCATTGAGATTTTCAGAGACTCCTTGAGCTTGGCTATTTTGGATGCGCTTGGCCAACCCTGGAAACTCTCTAGAAAAGTTTTGAGTCAAACTCTCTCCTGTTTCGCCGCTTTGTGCGATCTCTTGCCATAAAAGCGCGGGGTTTAAAGGGAGTTCAAAGCGCATGACACTCCGTCTAGCCTCCCCTTGGATGAGCCAAAAATAGCTAGGGGCGTGATGGCTTAGATGAAGCGCCAAAGCTCCTTCGTGAAGATGATTCTCCTCAAGGAGTTTTGAGATCAGGGTTGAATAATCAGGAATCAACCCTCCCCTCTCTCGATCAGTCACAAGAACCGTCGAATCATCACTCACGCACACCTTGAGCGACTCTAGGGGCTCACTATTCTCATAAAAGAGTCCTTCGCCCTCACCCTCTAAAGCCCTCTCTAGAACCACCATCTCCACCTCGTGGGCACGAAGAAAGTGCGATAGAATCATGAGGGGTAGGTCGTAGGGCAAAAGCACCTCCACGCCACTCTCTGGATAGAGCGCTCCCTCAAAACGATCCAAAAAGACCCCTTTGGGGGCAAGCTCGATTCGGGGTTTTTCCCAAGTCGCAAGAGCGTTGAGCTCAGGTTCACAGACACGGAAAAGAAGCTCGGCTGAGGCCACATCCAAGGGCATGAAAAGGGGCTTATTCTCTCCCTTTTGGGTTTTTTTGGTGCCTTTGAGTGAGAGTTGATAGAGTCCTCTACGCGTGGTGATCAAAATCGATTCCCCTTCGAGCACCTTCTTAGCCAAGGCTTCAAAGGCCTCATAGAGAGCCTCACCCTCTAGGTTCTCTCTCTTCTCTCCTTTGAGCTGAAAGCTCACCCGCCAAGGGAGAGATCTCAAAGATCGCTCGCCCTCTTTAGGTAAAAACGCCTCCATCTCTAAAGGAGTAAAATCCATCACCCCTTGAGCAGGATTCTCCGCCAAAGTTTCCAAAGAGGGGGGCTCCCCCTCTAGCGGCTCCACTTTGATGAAAAAGAAA comes from Wolinella succinogenes DSM 1740 and encodes:
- a CDS encoding protein HydE, which produces MWLNFIFRRTAPVPFLESILIKEAKKESLRFQRSLFDSFSYGFVVGGERESLLRFSENLSKNLPLSLFFFFIKVEPLEGEPPSLETLAENPAQGVMDFTPLEMEAFLPKEGERSLRSLPWRVSFQLKGEKRENLEGEALYEAFEALAKKVLEGESILITTRRGLYQLSLKGTKKTQKGENKPLFMPLDVASAELLFRVCEPELNALATWEKPRIELAPKGVFLDRFEGALYPESGVEVLLPYDLPLMILSHFLRAHEVEMVVLERALEGEGEGLFYENSEPLESLKVCVSDDSTVLVTDRERGGLIPDYSTLISKLLEENHLHEGALALHLSHHAPSYFWLIQGEARRSVMRFELPLNPALLWQEIAQSGETGESLTQNFSREFPGLAKRIQNSQAQGVSENLNDWVGMAGFFLGLQEEWNPKGAQEALWSKAKAFLGAKGPRVDFPLKKEESGRVGLDATRVIRSCMSFKLAGIDDETLAFGVIDSLAEFWGNLLRDMSENFAQERVILSGSLLSNRAFLNKILQYTPKHLQLHFPLQTPLDFVS